The following are encoded in a window of Drosophila simulans strain w501 chromosome 3L, Prin_Dsim_3.1, whole genome shotgun sequence genomic DNA:
- the LOC27206235 gene encoding mucin-22 isoform X8: MRLFLVAVLAAYLAYVAAQSQSDTVTAVATPVIKAQPCCESVRQTLIEIRKDIRLWLLDRLFGKLILLHDGELLGNPNYVNCVNGKKQLPLLDGSSITDQSASTNTITKIINDGLSSQTTTPAAPVVEVTQGSSSNGNGNSTQSSTTTTTTTTTSSDAGQSTTSSDPVVEVSQGTNGDNSSTQSSTTTTTSSDEGQTNTSSAPVVEVTQGSSSNGDGNSTQSSTTTTTTTTTSSDASQSTTSSDPVVEVSQGTNGDGSSTQSSSSTTTTTSSDEGQTTTSSAPVVEVTQGSSSNGDGNSTQSSTTTTTTTTTSSDAGQSTTSSDPVVEVSQGTNGDGSSTQSSSSTTTTTSSDEDQTTTSSAPVVEVTQGSSSNGDGNSTQSSTTTTTKTTTSSDAGQSTTSSDPVVEVSQGTNGDGSSTQSSSSTTTTTSSDEGQTTTSSAPVVEVTQGSSSNGDGNSTQSSTTTTTTTTTSSDAGQSTTSSDPVVEVSQGTNGDGSSTQSSSSTTTTTSSDEGQTTSSSAPVVEVTQGSSSNGDGNSTQSSTTTTTTTTTSSDAGQSTTSSDPVVEVSQGTNGDGSSTQSSSSTTTTTSSDEGQTTTSSAPVVEVTQGSSSNGDGNSTQSSTTTTTTKTTSSDAGQSTTSSDPVVKVSQGTNGDGSSTQSSSSTTTTTSSDEGQTTTSSAPVVEVTQGSSSNGDGNSTQSSTTTTTTTTTSSDAGQSTTSSDPVVEVSQGTNGDGSSTQSSSSTTTTTSSDEDQTTTSSAPVVEVTQGSSSNGDGNSTQSSTTTTTKTTTSSDAGQSTTSSDPVVEVSQGTNGDGSSTQSSSSTTTTTSSDEGQTTTSSAPVVEVTQGSSSNGDGNSTQSSTTTTTTTTTSSDAGQSTTSSDPVVEVSQGTNGDGSSTQSSSSTTTTTSSDEGQTTSSSAPVVEVTQGSSSNGDGNSTQSSTTTTTTTTTSSDAGQSTTSSDPVVEVSQGTNGDGSSTQSSSSTTTTTSSDEGQTTTSSAPVVEVTQGSSSNGDGNSTQSSTTTTTTKTTSSDAGQSTTSSDPVVKVSQGTNGDGSSTQSSSSTTTTTSSDEGQTTTSSAPVVEVTQGSSSNGDGNSTQSSTTTTTTTTTSSDAGQSTTSSDPVVEVSQGTNGDNSSNQSSSSTTTTTSSDEGQTTTSSAPVVEVTQGSSSNGDGNSTQSSTTTTTTTTKSSDAGQSTTSSDPVVEVSQGTNGDNSSTQSSTTTTTSSDEGQTSTSSGPVVEVTQGSSSNGDGNSTQSLTTTTTTTTTSSDAGQSTTSSDPVVEVSQGTNGDNSSTQSSSSTTTTTSSDEGQTSTSSSPVVEVTQGSSSNGDGNSTQSSTTTTTTTTTSSDVGQSTTSSDPVVEVSQGTNGDGSSTQSSSSTTTTTSSDEGQTSTSSSPVVEVTQGSSSNGDGNSTQSSTTTTTTTTTSSDAGQSTTSSDPVVEVSQGTNGDNSSTQSSSSTTTSTSSDEGQTSTSSSPVVEVTQGSSSNGDGNSTQSSTTTTTTTTTSSDAGQSTTSSDPVVEVSQGTNGDNSSTQSSSSTTTSTSSDEGQTSTSSSPVVEVTQGSSSNGDGNSTQSSTTTTTTTTTSSDAGQSTTSSDPVVEVSQGTNGDNSSTQSSTTTTTSSDEGQTNTSSAPVVEVTQGSSSNGDGNSTQSSTTTTTTTTTSSDAGQSTTSSDPVVEVSQGTNGDNSSTQSSTTTTTSSDEGQTNTSSAPVVEVTQGSSSNGDGNSTQSSTTTTTTTTTSSDAGQSTTSSDPVVEVSQGTNGDNSSTQSSSSTTTTTSSDEGQTSTSSSPVVEVTQGSSSNGDGNSTQSSTTTTTTTTTSSDAGQSTTSSDPVVEVSQGTNGDNSSTQSSTTTTTSSDEGQTNTSSAPVVEVTQGSSSNGDGNSTQSSTTTTSSDAGQSTTSSDPVVEVSQGTNGDNSSTQSSSSTTTTTSSDEGQTSTSSSPVVEVTQGSSSNGDGNSTQSSTTTTTTTTTSSDAGQSTTSSDPVVEVSQGTNGDNSSTQSSTTTTTSSDEGQTNTSSAPVVEVTQGSSSNGDGNSTQSSTTTTTTTTTSSDAGQSTTSSDPVVEVSQGTNGDNSSTQSSSSTTTTTSSDEGQTSTSSSPVVEVTQGSSSNGDGNSTQSSTTTTTTTTTSSDAGQSTTSSDPVAEVSQGTNGDGSSTQSSSSTTTTKEISLKDNGSPKWNKTTKTYSSKTIRIPKSGRKLNSSSSETSTTVTSSSSSKPQTKYSWSSSSRKSYNGGKSKKYWTKRWTKKSRKNNNESSTIVAEESSDSLTDAGVAVTQGNDLSNEGNSGQSTVTSSLPVVDTIADNQNSESSLTSSENTTKYSSKSSKVPKSNGGQSSISTSKTTKTVTTSTSSTPSSSKKTSNSGKSVKTSSTTMTTTSSDQGQSSSGLSPVEKITQGIPQNDIESLNQVTTTTTSSENQVGVPSSPVVKVTKKTYVSKDGKTTRSSTTTTTTTTTKGSNQSGTLTLPAVDASIVAKGLKSSTKTTTTSTKGTKLSDILTLPEVDASLNVGGGKSSSTSTTTTTTISTKGSKSSLSLPEVDASIAINGDGSRSSSIKDTNIWSKIDLSLPKLDASLNVGGGKSRSTSTTTTTTTSRKGSKSSLSLPEVDASIAINGDGSRSASIKDTNILSKIDLSLPKLDASLNVGGGKSRSTSTTTTTTKSTKGSKSSLSLPEVDASIAINGDGSRSASIKDTNILSKIDLSLPKLDASLNVGGGKSRSTSTTTTTTKSTKGSKSSLSLPEVDASIAINGDGSRSASIKDTNILSKIDLSLPKLDASLNVGGGKSSSTSTTTTTTKSTKGSKSSLSLPEVDASIAINGDESRSASIKDTNILSKIDLSLPKLDASLNVGGGKSSSTSTTTSTTTSTTGRKSSKILTVPKIAAGISIDGGISGSTSTKTIKITSKNFVAPKSSSSSKTTTTTTTSKTSSVPKTESKYSWSSSSKKISNPIRLTLPTINAGISVGGGDSSGSWSKLIKRSTNSAETNASDGPSLSGSIGSGAGGSQSAESWSQRSGFSGDSSSVQGSPDIRIRLARGQTGNDAQSQNSNSWTRSATQGSDNLANGAISANGLNMEGSESSGGVATTIPGGSVGVTGQYPYWWGNGRWVGVGARPSWRYGWRPYGSGWGGWNNQY, from the exons ATGCGCTTGTTCCTAGTCGCGGTTTTGGCCGCTTATTTGGCCTACGTAGCGGCCCAATCGCAATCTGATACGGTAACAGCAGTGGCCACCCCAGTTATTAAGGCACAGCCATGTTGTGAAAGTGTTCGGCAAACTCTAATTGAAATACGAAAAGATATTCGCTTGTGGCTGCTGGACAGGCTTTTCGGAAAACTAATTCTTTTGCACGACGGAGAACTTCTCGGCAATCCAAATTATGTGAATTGTGTCAATGGAAAAAAGCAGCTACCACTCTTAGATGGAAGCTCTATTACAGATCAGTCTGCATCTACTAACACTATAACCAAAATCATCAATGATGGACTTTCAAGTCAGACTACCACCCCTGCGGCTCCTGTCGTAGAAGTAACTCAGGGATCCTCTTCGAATGGTAATGGAAACTCTACCCAGTCCTCGACAACAACTACCACTACAACGACGACATCTTCCGATGCTGGCCAATCCACCACCTCATCTGACCCCGTTGTGGAAGTCAGTCAAGGAACAAACGGCGATAACAGCTCCACTCAGTCatccaccacaacaacgacatcttcAGATGAGGGCCAAACTAACACCTCTTCGGCTCCTGTCGTAGAAGTAACTCAGGGATCCTCTTCCAATGGTGATGGAAACTCTACCCAGTCctcgacaacgacgacaactacAACGACGACATCTTCCGATGCTAGCCAATCCACCACCTCATCTGACCCCGTTGTGGAAGTCAGTCAAGGAACAAACGGCGATGGCAGCTCCACTCAGTCTTCATCatccaccacaacaacgacatcttcAGATGAGGGCCAAACTACCACCTCTTCGGCTCCTGTCGTAGAAGTAACTCAGGGATCCTCTTCCAATGGTGATGGAAACTCTACCCAGTCCTCGACAACAACTACCACTACAACGACGACATCCTCAGATGCTGGCCAATCCACCACCTCATCTGACCCCGTTGTGGAAGTCAGTCAAGGAACAAACGGCGATGGCAGCTCCACTCAGTCTTCGTCatccaccacaacaacgacatcttcAGATGAGGACCAAACTACCACCTCTTCGGCTCCTGTCGTAGAAGTAACTCAGGGATCCTCTTCCAATGGTGATGGAAACTCTACCCAGTCctcgacaacgacgacaactaAAACCACGACATCTTCCGATGCTGGCCAATCCACCACCTCATCTGACCCCGTTGTGGAAGTCAGTCAAGGAACAAACGGCGATGGCAGCTCCACTCAGTCTTCGTCatccaccacaacaacgacatcttcAGATGAGGGCCAAACTACCACCTCTTCGGCTCCTGTCGTAGAAGTAACTCAGGGATCCTCTTCCAATGGTGATGGAAACTCTACCCAGTCctcgacaacgacgacaactacAACGACGACATCTTCCGATGCTGGCCAATCCACCACCTCATCTGACCCCGTTGTGGAAGTCAGTCAAGGAACAAACGGCGATGGCAGCTCCACTCAGTCTTCGTCatccaccacaacaacgacatcttcAGATGAGGGCCAAACTACCTCGTCTTCGGCTCCTGTCGTAGAAGTAACTCAGGGATCCTCTTCCAATGGTGATGGAAACTCTACCCAGTCctcgacaacgacgacaactacAACGACGACATCTTCCGATGCTGGCCAATCCACCACCTCATCTGACCCCGTTGTGGAAGTCAGTCAAGGAACAAACGGCGATGGCAGCTCCACTCAGTCTTCATCatccaccacaacaacgacatcttcAGATGAGGGCCAAACTACCACCTCTTCGGCTCCTGTCGTAGAAGTAACTCAGGGATCCTCTTCCAATGGTGATGGAAACTCTACCCAGTCctcgacaacgacgacaactacAAAGACGACATCTTCCGATGCTGGCCAATCCACCACCTCATCTGACCCCGTTGTGAAAGTCAGTCAAGGAACAAACGGCGATGGCAGCTCCACTCAGTCTTCGTCatccaccacaacaacgacatcttcAGATGAGGGCCAAACTACCACCTCTTCGGCTCCTGTCGTAGAAGTAACTCAGGGATCCTCTTCCAATGGTGATGGAAACTCTACCCAGTCctcgacaacgacgacaactacAACGACGACATCTTCCGATGCTGGCCAATCCACCACCTCATCTGACCCCGTTGTGGAAGTCAGTCAAGGAACAAACGGCGATGGCAGCTCCACTCAGTCTTCGTCatccaccacaacaacgacatcttcAGATGAGGACCAAACTACCACCTCTTCGGCTCCTGTCGTAGAAGTAACTCAGGGATCCTCTTCCAATGGTGATGGAAACTCTACCCAGTCctcgacaacgacgacaactaAAACCACGACATCTTCCGATGCTGGCCAATCCACCACCTCATCTGACCCCGTTGTGGAAGTCAGTCAAGGAACAAACGGCGATGGCAGCTCCACTCAGTCTTCGTCatccaccacaacaacgacatcttcAGATGAGGGCCAAACTACCACCTCTTCGGCTCCTGTCGTAGAAGTAACTCAGGGATCCTCTTCCAATGGTGATGGAAACTCTACCCAGTCctcgacaacgacgacaactacAACGACGACATCTTCCGATGCTGGCCAATCCACCACCTCATCTGACCCCGTTGTGGAAGTCAGTCAAGGAACAAACGGCGATGGCAGCTCCACTCAGTCTTCGTCatccaccacaacaacgacatcttcAGATGAGGGCCAAACTACCTCGTCTTCGGCTCCTGTCGTAGAAGTAACTCAGGGATCCTCTTCCAATGGTGATGGAAACTCTACCCAGTCctcgacaacgacgacaactacAACGACGACATCTTCCGATGCTGGCCAATCCACCACCTCATCTGACCCCGTTGTGGAAGTCAGTCAAGGAACAAACGGCGATGGCAGCTCCACTCAGTCTTCATCatccaccacaacaacgacatcttcAGATGAGGGCCAAACTACCACCTCTTCGGCTCCTGTCGTAGAAGTAACTCAGGGATCCTCTTCCAATGGTGATGGAAACTCTACCCAGTCctcgacaacgacgacaactacAAAGACGACATCTTCCGATGCTGGCCAATCCACCACCTCATCTGACCCCGTTGTGAAAGTCAGTCAAGGAACAAACGGCGATGGCAGCTCCACTCAGTCTTCGTCatccaccacaacaacgacatcttcAGATGAGGGCCAAACTACCACCTCTTCGGCTCCTGTCGTAGAAGTAACTCAGGGATCCTCTTCCAATGGTGATGGAAACTCTACCCAGTCctcgacaacgacgacaactacAACGACGACATCTTCCGATGCTGGCCAATCCACCACCTCATCTGACCCCGTTGTGGAAGTCAGTCAAGGAACAAACGGCGATAACAGCTCCAATCAGTCTTCGTCatccaccacaacaacgacatcttcAGATGAGGGCCAAACTACCACCTCTTCGGCTCCTGTCGTAGAAGTAACTCAGGGATCCTCTTCCAATGGTGATGGAAACTCTACCCAGTCctcgacaacgacgacaactacAACGACGAAATCCTCCGATGCTGGCCAATCCACCACCTCATCTGACCCCGTTGTGGAAGTCAGTCAAGGAACAAACGGCGATAACAGCTCCACTCAGTCatccaccacaacaacgacatcttcAGATGAGGGCCAAACTAGCACCTCTTCGGGTCCTGTCGTAGAAGTAACTCAGGGATCCTCTTCCAATGGTGATGGAAACTCTACCCAGTCTTtgacaacgacgacaactacAACCACGACATCTTCCGATGCTGGCCAATCCACCACCTCATCTGACCCCGTTGTGGAAGTCAGTCAAGGAACAAACGGCGATAACAGCTCCACTCAGTCTTCGTCatccaccacaacaacgacatcttcAGATGAGGGCCAAACTAGCACCTCTTCGTCGCCTGTCGTAGAAGTAACTCAGGGATCCTCTTCCAATGGTGATGGAAACTCTACCCAGTCctcgacaacgacgacaactacAACGACGACATCTTCCGATGTTGGCCAATCCACCACCTCATCTGACCCCGTTGTGGAAGTCAGTCAAGGAACAAACGGCGATGGCAGCTCCACTCAGTCTTCGTCatccaccacaacaacgacatcttcAGATGAGGGCCAAACTAGCACCTCTTCGTCGCCTGTCGTAGAAGTAACTCAGGGATCCTCTTCCAATGGTGATGGAAACTCTACCCAGTCCTCGACAACAACTACCACTACAACGACGACATCCTCCGATGCTGGCCAATCCACCACCTCATCTGACCCCGTTGTGGAAGTCAGTCAAGGAACAAACGGCGATAACAGCTCCACTCAGTCTTCGTCATCCACCACAACATCGACATCTTCAGATGAGGGCCAAACTAGCACCTCTTCGTCGCCTGTCGTAGAAGTAACTCAGGGATCCTCTTCCAATGGTGATGGAAACTCTACCCAGTCCTCGACAACAACTACCACTACAACGACGACATCCTCCGATGCTGGCCAATCCACCACCTCATCTGACCCCGTTGTGGAAGTCAGTCAAGGAACAAACGGCGATAACAGCTCCACTCAGTCTTCGTCATCCACCACAACATCGACATCTTCAGATGAGGGCCAAACTAGCACCTCTTCGTCGCCTGTCGTAGAAGTAACTCAGGGATCCTCTTCCAATGGTGATGGAAACTCTACCCAGTCCTCGACAACAACTACCACTACAACGACGACATCCTCCGATGCTGGCCAATCCACCACCTCATCTGACCCCGTTGTGGAAGTCAGTCAAGGAACAAACGGCGATAACAGCTCCACTCAGTCatccaccacaacaacgacatcttcAGATGAGGGCCAAACTAACACCTCTTCGGCTCCTGTCGTAGAAGTAACTCAGGGATCCTCTTCCAATGGTGATGGAAACTCTACCCAGTCctcgacaacgacgacaactacAACGACGACATCTTCCGATGCTGGCCAATCCACCACCTCATCTGACCCCGTTGTGGAAGTCAGTCAAGGAACAAACGGCGATAACAGCTCCACTCAGTCatccaccacaacaacgacatcttcAGATGAGGGCCAAACTAACACCTCTTCGGCTCCTGTCGTAGAAGTAACTCAGGGATCCTCTTCCAATGGTGATGGAAACTCTACCCAGTCctcgacaacgacgacaactacAACGACGACATCTTCCGATGCTGGCCAATCCACCACCTCATCTGACCCCGTTGTGGAAGTCAGTCAAGGAACAAACGGCGATAACAGCTCCACTCAGTCTTCGTCatccaccacaacaacgacatcttcAGATGAGGGCCAAACTAGCACCTCTTCGTCGCCTGTCGTAGAAGTAACTCAGGGATCCTCTTCCAATGGTGATGGAAACTCTACCCAGTCCTCGACAACAACTACCACTACAACGACGACATCCTCCGATGCTGGCCAATCCACCACCTCATCTGACCCCGTTGTGGAAGTCAGTCAAGGAACAAACGGCGATAACAGCTCCACTCAGTCatccaccacaacaacgacatcttcAGATGAGGGCCAAACTAACACCTCTTCGGCTCCTGTCGTAGAAGTAACTCAGGGATCCTCTTCCAATGGTGATGGAAACTCTACCCAGTCCtcgacaacgacgacatctTCCGATGCTGGCCAATCCACCACCTCATCTGACCCCGTTGTGGAAGTCAGTCAAGGAACTAACGGCGATAACAGCTCCACTCAGTCTTCGTCatccaccacaacaacgacatcttcAGATGAGGGCCAAACTAGCACCTCTTCGTCGCCTGTCGTAGAAGTAACTCAGGGATCCTCTTCCAATGGTGATGGAAACTCTACCCAGTCCTCGACAACAACTACCACTACAACGACGACATCCTCCGATGCTGGCCAATCCACCACCTCATCTGACCCCGTTGTGGAAGTCAGTCAAGGAACAAACGGCGATAACAGCTCCACTCAGTCatccaccacaacaacgacatcttcAGATGAGGGCCAAACTAACACCTCTTCGGCTCCTGTCGTAGAAGTAACTCAGGGATCCTCTTCCAATGGTGATGGAAACTCTACCCAGTCctcgacaacgacgacaactacAACGACGAC atctTCCGATGCTGGCCAATCCACCACCTCATCTGACCCCGTTGTGGAAGTCAGTCAAGGAACTAACGGCGATAACAGCTCCACTCAGTCTTCGTCatccaccacaacaacgacatcttcAGATGAGGGCCAAACTAGCACCTCTTCGTCGCCTGTCGTAGAAGTAACTCAGGGATCCTCTTCCAATGGTGATGGAAACTCTACCCAGTCctcgacaacgacgacaactacAACGACGACATCTTCCGATGCTGGCCAATCCACCACCTCATCTGACCCCGTTGCGGAAGTCAGTCAAGGAACAAACGGCGATGGCAGCTCCACTCAGTCTTCGTCATCCACTACAACAACGAAGGAAATATCTTTAAAGGATAATGGAAGCCCTAAGTGGAATAAAACGACAAAAACGTACTCTTCAAAAACTATCAGAATTCCGAAGTCAGGAAGAAAGTTAAATTCTAGTTCTAGCGAAACTTCAACAACCGTAACGTCAAGTTCTTCCTCAAAGCCACAGACCAAATATTCGTGGTCAAGCTCTTCAAGGAAATCGTATAATGGTGGCAAGTCTAAGAAATATTGGACCAAGCGGTGGACTAAAAAATCACGCAAAAATAACAATGAAAGCTCCACTATTGTTGCAGAGGAATCATCTGACTCACTAACAGATGCTGGAGTTGCTGTCACCCAAGGAAATGATTTAAGCAATGAGGGAAATTCGGGTCAGTCTACAGTTACCTCATCTCTTCCTGTTGTAGATACTATTGCAGATAACCAGAACAGCGAATCAAGCTTAACATCAAGtgaaaatacaacaaaatactCTTCAAAATCCTCCAAGGTTCCCAAGTCTAATGGTGGTCAGTCGAGTATAAGCACTAGCAAAACTACAAAAACCGTAACGACAAGCACTTCCTCAACACCCAGCTCATCAAAGAAAACTTCCAATAGTGGAAAATCGGTCAAGACTTCTTCGACTACTATGACAACAACATCTTCAGATCAGGGCCAATCCAGCTCAGGATTATCCCCTGTTGAAAAGATCACACAGGGAATCCCACAAAACGATATTGAAAGCTTAAATCAGGTCACCACAACGACAACATCATCTGAGAACCAAGTCGGCGTACCTTCTTCCCCTGTTGTTAAAGTAACGAAGAAAACCTATGTAAGCAAAGATGGAAAGACCACCCGGTCATCAactaccacaacaacaactaccacGACCAAAGGAAGTAATCAGTCAGGTACCTTAACTCTTCCGGCGGTCGATGCCAGCATAGTGGCTAAGGGGCTAAAATCGTCAACAAAAACTACAACAACATCCACCAAAGGAACTAAGTTGTCGGATATCTTGACTCTGCCAGAAGTTGATGCCAGCCTAAATGTTGGTGGTGGAAAGTCAAGCTCAACAtcgacaacgacaactacGACGATATCCACAAAGGGAAGTAAATCATCCTTGTCTCTACCGGAAGTTGATGCCAGCATAGCCATTAACGGCGATGGGTCCCGCTCATCATCTATTAAAGATACAAACATTTGGTCAAAGATAGACTTGAGTCTGCCTAAACTGGATGCCAGCCTAAATGTTGGTGGTGGAAAGTCAAGGTCAACAtcgacaacgacaactacGACAACATCCAGAAAGGGAAGTAAGTCATCCTTGTCTCTACCGGAAGTTGATGCCAGCATAGCCATTAACGGCGATGGATCCCGCTCAGCATCTATTAAAGATACAAACATTTTGTCAAAGATAGATCTGAGTCTGCCTAAACTGGATGCCAGCCTTAATGTTGGTGGTGGAAAGTCAAGGTCAACAtcgacaacgacaactacGACAAAATCCACAAAGGGAAGTAAATCATCCTTGTCTCTACCGGAAGTTGATGCCAGCATAGCCATTAACGGCGATGGATCCCGCTCAGCATCTATTAAAGATACAAACATTTTGTCAAAGATAGATCTGAGTCTGCCTAAACTGGATGCCAGCCTTAATGTTGGTGGTGGAAAGTCAAGGTCAACAtcgacaacgacaactacGACAAAATCCACAAAGGGAAGTAAATCATCCTTGTCTCTACCGGAAGTTGATGCCAGCATAGCCATTAACGGCGATGGATCCCGCTCAGCATCTATTAAAGATACAAACATTTTGTCAAAGATAGATCTGAGTCTGCCTAAACTGGATGCCAGCCTAAATGTTGGTGGTGGAAAGTCAAGCTCAACAtcgacaacgacaactacGACAAAATCCACAAAGGGAAGTAAATCATCCTTGTCTCTACCGGAAGTTGATGCCAGCATAGCCATTAACGGCGATGAGTCCCGCTCAGCATCTATTAAAGATACAAACATTTTGTCAAAGATAGATCTGAGTCTGCCTAAACTGGATGCCAGCCTAAATGTTGGTGGTGGAAAGTCAAGCTCAAcatcgacaacaacaagtacaacaacaTCCACAACTGGAAGAAAATCGTCTAAAATTTTGACTGTACCGAAAATTGCTGCCGGCATATCTATCGATGGCGGAATATCAGGTTCAACATCAactaaaactattaaaattacGTCAAAGAACTTTGTAGCACCCAAATCCAGTTCGTCTTCCAAAACTACGACCACAACCACTACATCGAAGACTTCATCGGTCCCAAAAACAGAGTCCAAATACTCCTGGTCTAGTTCGTCGAAGAAAATATCCAATCCTATTCGCTTAACCCTACCTACCATTAACGCAGGTATTTCTGTTGGCGGAGGAGATTCGTCGGGTTCCTGGTCTAAGCTAATCAAGAGGAGCACCAACAGTGCCGAGACGAATGCCAGCGATGGTCCATCTCTTTCCGGTTCTATTGGATCCGGTGCAGGTGGATCTCAGTCTGCTGAATCCTGGTCTCAACGCTCAGGATTTTCGGGTGACAGTTCCAGTGTCCAGGGATCTCCGGACATTCGTATTCGATTGGCCAGAGGACAGACAGGAAACGATGCTCAGTCGCAAAACTCGAATTCTTGGACCCGAAGCGCTACACAAGGCAGCGATAACTTGGCTAATGGAGCAATATCCGCCAATGGCCTCAATATGGAGGGTTCAGAGAGTTCCGGCGGTGTGGCAACTACGATCCCAGGTGGCTCTGTCGGTGTAACCGGACAATATCCATACTGGTGGGGCAACGGCCGTTGGGTGGGTGTTGGAGCCAGGCCCAGTTGGCGATATGGATGGCGTCCTTATGGAAGCGGTTGGGGCGGATGGAACAATCAATATTAG